The window GTGTGGAATGCATGACGACGGCCAGGGATAACGCGCCCGCGGCGGCCATGCGGACCAGCCTCCAGATGCTGGTCGGTTCCGGCGGTTCCGGTGGCTGAGGCGCGGGCGGTTCGGGCGCGAAGCCGGCGAGAACGTCCGCCAGCAGGCGCCGTGCGGCGCCGTTTTCGGCGAGGATGGGGGCGAGATAATTGATCCAGACCTCAGGGCTGGCGCCATGTTCCGCAATGCCGCCGGGACTTCGCAGGTCGGTGATGAGACGATGTAGGTCGATGCGCTGGCCGGGCGTCATGCGCCATGCGCGGTCGCCGCTCTCGCTCAGCCGCCGCGCAGTCTCGTACACCACGATGAGCTCGTCGGGATTGATCGCGATGGGGGCAGCGGCCGCGTCGGACATGTGGTCACGTCGTCATGACGGCCACGCGGGGCGGCGCGGCGGGCAGGGCATCGAGGGCGACCTTGAAGACCGGCAGGTCCGATTTGAGTTTGATGAGTGCGGGGGCAAGCCGCGGCATCCAGGCCGCGAGCGTCATTTCGTAAGGACGTGCCGCCACGATGCGGCCGGCATCGATCAGTTCGGCGATACCGGGATCTTTTTGCATGCCGCTTTTGCGCAGTGTGCCGAACAAAGTCAGCAGTGTGCCGCGCTCGACCTCCGGAAACGGACCGTCGCGGCCCGATGAGCCGAAGTGGAGATCGAGTATCTCCTTCAGAACGTTGGGTTCGGGAAACTCGATCGCGAGGAACACGCAGCGCCGCAAAAACGCATCCGGCATCTGGCTTTCTTCATTTGATGTCGCGATGACGATCGGCCAGCGGTCGGTGGGTATCTTATCACCAGGCGGCGTCGCGTCGCGCTCGCCGGCCCTGTTTCCGAGCTCGGGAACTCGGAAACTCATATCCTCGATCTCCCGCAGCAGATCGTTAGTGAAGTCGCGCGGTGCCTTGTCGATCTCGTCGATGATCACGACGGATCGTCGCGGCTGGTTGGGCGATGCCGCATGTCCCGAGCCTTTCAGCAGATCCTTCACTTGGTCTCGCGGATGGGCGTCCAGGATGGCCCGGCCGAGCCCCTGATAATGGATGAAGTCGCCGGACGTCATTTGCGGCGCTGCCGCCCGCTCTTCCGGTGTTCTGGTCGCGTTCAGTTGCGCTTCGCGAAACCGCCCGACCGCATCGTAGGTGTAGAAAAGCTCGCGGGCTTCCGATGACGATTTGGTCGAGAAGAAGTACAGCGACCCGATGCCGAGCCGCCGCGCGACGGCGTAGCCGAGTTCGGTTTTTCCGCATCCCGGTTCACCGGCGACGAGTAGCGGTCTCTTCAATCCGATCGCCACATCGACCGCCGCCTCGATGGCCGGCGTGAACCGATAGATGCGGCCCTTTTCCGAGGGGTCGTCGTTATCGAGCAACTGCGAACTGCTGATGTCGGAAGGGCTGGACGAGAGCTCCATGAAGATCGTCATGGCGTGTTCATCTCCGTTTCGCTGCGGATCTGGGCAATGGCGGCGTTAGTGATCGGTCCTTTGAGCATGGCGATCACCTCGGCCATGTAGAATTTGTCTCCGGGATTGAACCCGGCGGGGATTTCAATCGGCGTGTTGCTTTTCTTCCAGGCGGTGTTGATGTTCGTTCGCCACGCTTCGATGTCGTTGCGCGTCACTTTCGGCAGCGCGAAGCTCGCGCCGCAGTGGCGCGGAGGCATTTGCGTCCACAATGGTGCGATCCGGCCGAGATCGACCTGGACCACCGGCAAATGCTCGTAGACCACGAGGGCCTGAAGCGCCTGCCAGGCGTTCGCCGTATGGATTTTCTTTTCAAGAATATATTTTGCACACTCCTCGCCGAGGATTTCCATGTACATCCTCTCTTCGTCCGGCGAACGCTCGGCGAGATCACTCACTGTGTACACGAGAAGCGTTCGTTCGGCGATCGCCCAGGATCCGAACTCATTCGCGATCTCCTCGCGCGCCTGCTGCGGCGGCGTATTGGGGGCGGGCCAGTTCAATCCAAAGCTCCTCCAGGGCGGAGCCGCGCCTTCAGTCTCCTTCGATCCGCCGAGATAACGCGCGATGAAGTCCGGCGCGCTCTTCGCTTCTGCCTGCACCACGCCGATCATGATACGTTCGATGAACTCTTTGACTTGATCGTCGTTCTGCCGGCACAAGACGTGATTCACATGAACGGTCGCGGGACCGTTTCCGCGGAGCTTGGCCTGGATCAGGTTATTCTGCTTGTCGCGATCGATCAGACTTACGGCGGCCATGACGCGTTGGTCGATCGCGCTCTGGGTGCAGCTACTCAGTTGTTGCCCCGCGTCCATCCGGCGGACTTCGATGGGTGGCGGTTCGCTGCCGATAAGTTTGGCATGAAGCGCCGGCGATGTGACGGCGAGGTCCGCAAGGATGCGGTCGATCGGGATGAACTGGTTGTTGGTGTTGCCACCATTCTCTTTCCCGGCATTGTGCAGTCCGACCAGCGTCGTGTCGTCGAAGACGGGAGAGCCGGAGGATCCCCTGCCTGTCGATGCGCCGTACTTCATGCGCAGGCCGTTCGCAATGAGCTCTGACTCCTTGGTGTCCGATGTCTGTAATGATTGCTGGCTGAACCCACCGCCTGTTCCGATGCGCTCCGGAAACTGGAAAACCGTGAACTTCCGATTGGCAAGGTCCGTGCGGTTCTCTTTCATCATGATCCAGCCAAGCGGCCGGACCTCCGGATTTAGGGGCGTTTGCCCCGCATACTTTCCGACGGGTGAGGTCAATTTCAGAATGGCGTAGTCGAACAAAGGCTTTCTCGTCACGGGATCGAGGTATCTGTCGTCGTCATCGAGACCGAAATCCACGTCGCCGGCGGCGGTGGGGCTCAGCGCGACGAAGGCCTCCTTCTCGCTTTGCGGCAGGGCGATCCAGTTATGCTCGTCGTCTTCATACTGACCATCCGTGAAGAAATTGAAGCGGCATTTGATCAGGCTGGGCGCGAACAATTTGCCGTCCTTGTCGGACACCACGTGATAGTTGGTCATGACCAGATCTTCCGCGATCAGGAATCCGCTGCCGCGGCCTGAGCTGCCAACCACGATGGAGCAAACGCAGGCGAACCGCCGGGCTTCGAGCGTTTCGCGTTCGGAGGCTGCAACAAACCTGCTTTTTGGATTGAGGGCCTGCAGGTTGTTCTGTTTGTCCTTTGGCGCGCTCTGCTGGCCGGACCAGGCAGATCTCAACGGTGCCAGGAGTTGTGAAAGCCCAAGCGGCATCAGAGCGCTCCACCGCCGGGCGCTTGACTATAAGTGCACTGAAGTCGGACAGACCTGAACGGCGAGGCGGTGATTGGCCTACCCTCGCTCTGAAACTGCGGCTCGAACGGTTCGAGCCGATGGAACGTCTGCCCGCTTCCAACCATTTTTCCGCCGGATCGAATTTTATCAAAGGTTGATGAACGGAGAATTTACACGTCGCTCAAAGCAGTGCAAT is drawn from Bradyrhizobium prioriisuperbiae and contains these coding sequences:
- a CDS encoding trypsin-like serine peptidase, encoding MPLGLSQLLAPLRSAWSGQQSAPKDKQNNLQALNPKSRFVAASERETLEARRFACVCSIVVGSSGRGSGFLIAEDLVMTNYHVVSDKDGKLFAPSLIKCRFNFFTDGQYEDDEHNWIALPQSEKEAFVALSPTAAGDVDFGLDDDDRYLDPVTRKPLFDYAILKLTSPVGKYAGQTPLNPEVRPLGWIMMKENRTDLANRKFTVFQFPERIGTGGGFSQQSLQTSDTKESELIANGLRMKYGASTGRGSSGSPVFDDTTLVGLHNAGKENGGNTNNQFIPIDRILADLAVTSPALHAKLIGSEPPPIEVRRMDAGQQLSSCTQSAIDQRVMAAVSLIDRDKQNNLIQAKLRGNGPATVHVNHVLCRQNDDQVKEFIERIMIGVVQAEAKSAPDFIARYLGGSKETEGAAPPWRSFGLNWPAPNTPPQQAREEIANEFGSWAIAERTLLVYTVSDLAERSPDEERMYMEILGEECAKYILEKKIHTANAWQALQALVVYEHLPVVQVDLGRIAPLWTQMPPRHCGASFALPKVTRNDIEAWRTNINTAWKKSNTPIEIPAGFNPGDKFYMAEVIAMLKGPITNAAIAQIRSETEMNTP
- a CDS encoding MoxR family ATPase; protein product: MTIFMELSSSPSDISSSQLLDNDDPSEKGRIYRFTPAIEAAVDVAIGLKRPLLVAGEPGCGKTELGYAVARRLGIGSLYFFSTKSSSEARELFYTYDAVGRFREAQLNATRTPEERAAAPQMTSGDFIHYQGLGRAILDAHPRDQVKDLLKGSGHAASPNQPRRSVVIIDEIDKAPRDFTNDLLREIEDMSFRVPELGNRAGERDATPPGDKIPTDRWPIVIATSNEESQMPDAFLRRCVFLAIEFPEPNVLKEILDLHFGSSGRDGPFPEVERGTLLTLFGTLRKSGMQKDPGIAELIDAGRIVAARPYEMTLAAWMPRLAPALIKLKSDLPVFKVALDALPAAPPRVAVMTT